In Lolium rigidum isolate FL_2022 chromosome 7, APGP_CSIRO_Lrig_0.1, whole genome shotgun sequence, the DNA window aagcaaattcaaaacaaatttaagcctaacccacttcctatggaaaggaatcttgtaaataaacaagttcatgaagagcaaagttacaagcataggaagataaaacaagtgtaacttcaaaaaaattagcatatagagaggtgttttagtaacatgaaaatttctacaaccatattttcctctctcataataatatccagtagcatcatgagcaaactcaacaatataactatcacataaagcattcttatcatgagtctcatgcataaaattattactactcccaacataagcatagtcattcttattaattgtagcgggagcaaattcaacaaagtagctatcattattattctcatcatcaaatataggaggcatattgtaatcataattaaacttatcctccatagtaggcggcaccaaaagaccactatcattataatcatcataaataggaggcatatcataatcaacataaactttctcctcaatacccggagggctaaagagatcattttcatcaaaactgacctccccaagcttagaattttctatatcattatcaacaatggtgttcaaagcgttcatactaatattactactagcatgcaaataaggttccataggttttttaattttcgcattaaaccattcatgtcttgactcagaaatagtacaaaaagctcacggatgttttccattatgccttactagtgtttaacaagaaacaaaaagatgcaattgcaggatctaaaggaaatagcttcgagcacacacacaacggcaatgtagaaaagtacttagttacccgggaccggagtatgagtgccttttacctttcctccccggcaacggcgccgtaaaagtgcttgatgtctacgggtgcttctattcttgtagacaagtgttgggcctccaagagcgagaggtttgtagaacaagcaacaagtttcccttaagtggatcacccaaggtttatcgaactcgtggaggaagaggtcaaagatatccctctcaagcaaccccgcaatcacgatacaagaagtctcttgtgtccccaacacacctaatacacttgtcggatgtataggtgcactagttcggcgaagagatagtgaaatacaagtagtatggatgtatatgagtggtaatagcaatctgaataaaatatggcagcgagtaaacatgcaacagaacagtaaataaacggagattcgatgcttagaaacaaggcctagggatcatactttcactagtggacactcgatcacataataaaaccactctacactctcttgttggatgatgaacaccactaattgcgtagggctacaagagcacctcaatgccggagttaacaagctccacaacattcaatgttcatatttaaataaccttcgagtgcatgatagatcattgcaattacaccaagtactaacatagcatgcacactatcaccatcacactatgaaggaggaatagatcacatcaatactatcatagaaataattaacttcataatctacaagtgattacaatcataacctacgccaagtactacatgatgcacacactatcaccgttacaccatggaggaggaatagagtactttaataacatcactagaataacacatagatgaatagtgatacaaaactcatatgaatctcaatcatgtaaggcagctcatgagatcattgtattgaagtacataggagagagattaaccacatagctaccggtgacagcccttagcctcgatggagaactactccctcctcatgggagacaacagccgttgatgaagatggcggtggtgtcgatggaggagccttccggggcacttccccgtcccgacggcgtgccggaacgtagactcccgtcccccgcatcttggcttcgcgatggcggcggctcttgaaggtttctcgtaccgtggcttttccgtatcgaggttttaggtcagggacctttaaataggcgaagaggcggagtcggaaggctgacggggcgatgacacaataggggggcgcgggccctagcctggccgcgccgccctatcatctgggcccaccagggctcccctctggtggctctcgggtgttctggaagcttcgtggaaaaataggatgtcgggcgttgatttcgtccgattccgagaatatttccttactaggatttctgaaaccaaaaacagcaaaaacagcaaccggcccttcagcatctcgtcaataggttagttccggaaaacgcataactatgacatataatgtgtataaatcatgtgagtatcatcataaaagtagcatggaacataagaaattatagatacgtttgagacatatcactcCACTTCGacccatgatggttcgtgaggagttcccccctatactacGAGTTCtctgccgtagctagttggtactctctctcccatgtacttcaatacaatgatctcatgagctgccttacatgattgagatccatatgatgtaatcggtgttgtgtttgttgggatccgataaattgtggaattgtgatcagattgttcatcatattatcatactattgttatttaagatcttgcatgctcttcggtacttgtagttaccttgatgaagtagttgcatgtatctccaagagggagtatttatgcttgatagtggattcatgcctctagttttctggaagagtgacaataacttctaagattatagATGTGTTTTTACTACTAGAGAGAAAACaaaaatgttttgtctaaggataattctattgtttactttacacacattgcttaattagATAAtcggttgcttgcaacttaatactagaaggggttcggataataacctgaagatggattattagtcatagacgcagttggattacggtctatgtattaagttgtaatgcctaattaaatacTACAAGTTAACCTTTatattatcatagcatgcattgtcatgccctaacaattatcaattgcccaactgtaatttgttcatacaacacatgttatttggagatttaccactagtgtagatagctgggaacaccggtccgtctgtcatcatcattgctctacagtcaactatGCACTGGAATATTTTacggtgccatctcctctgtgttactatttccattgctctcatattactgatgctttcacatcacccctgttactagtacttttccaggtgcagttgaattgacaactccgctgttaaggcctataagtattctttacctccccttgtgtccaaTCAATAAatgtgggttttacttccctcgaagactcgttgcgatcgcccatacttgtgggttatcaagactattttctcagcgtcgttgccggggaggcatagctctactcataagttcaccttggCAAGACACCTTACCCTTCTCTCTCgtttttattttatcttgtcTAGTTTATCCGTGCCTAAATTGTTGTTATGAAAGAACCCGCTAGAACCTctatggaacattttataaagtatagagaatcatataagggtaaagtcatgagaggcGTGTTAAAAAGGTTGGATcaaattgctaaaattttgcttaaacgccatgatataaattgttgcttccgaacaggatactaaacatcttaaattccaatgtggctttagtaaagaagttttaattgtgaactatcattgtaataactatattcatcttgggtttgaagaagtagaacaatttgtcttatttatgggagcttcgaaatagaatccttcatgtctaaaaattatgaaacatgtgttgcttgtaaagaccttaaagatatggtctcttctatccttgattattgcatagaaaatttcCGCAGcaattgttatatcattgattataaagagagactcagtcatgcacaagaatgtatccacaatttgcaggaactcgTGGAAGAATAAATTAATGAACTCTGAAAGGTcatagatgaaaaagaggaggagagtgatgaaaaaaaggaggaagaatggagtagCTACCCATGCCTACCTTGTAATGAGAGTAACTATTTATCCCTTACACTATTTAATTATCCTCCATGTTTgctaaaggaggatgaatgttatgttcctgtggattctcttgaaatatctcCTATGAGTAAAGcttgtgataataattatgctccAGTTATCTATTATTTGTGCCTaatttcgaaatgcatggtactaaagagtgtttcttagaaaatgtttatgataaagctctagatgatggtcctatattggttgataatattaattgtactactattgaAAATGGGATTGAaggggtcttgactttatcttggagccccatacctcttgagaatgatcaatcatcttgttataattttttttaaagtgggtttgaatgttttaatctcactatttttgagcttgatagaaattctgtgtttgtagatcatgaaaagcatgctttatgtgatagttatattgttgggtTTATTCATGAtgttactgaaaattattatgagagaggaaaatatggttgtagaagttttcatggtactaaaacacctctctatatgccgaAAGTTTTGaatttactcttgttttatcttcctatgcttctcactttgttctttatgaatttatttgtgtacaagattactatgcataggaagtggattatacttaaatgtgttttgaatttgcctcttgatgctctcttttacttcaattcatatttcttatgtgagcatcttctcaaactactgtgCCTAGCTAAAAggtattaaagaaaagcgcttatgggagacaacccattgttttatttatgtaatttttcttttatgttgagtcttggaagttgttacctccgtagtaacctctccttatcatttttatttcgtttttgtgccaataataacctctaataggaagaaagtaagatttggggaagttgttttcCTGAAACAGATTATgcgctgtcaccataaaaatttgtaTTCCCAGGCAGAACGtaatttgagctgccaatttttgagcatatgccctaggttattatctaactttcgataGTTGAAAACTTTTCGATCCGTGCAAATGTAaaattttcgaaaaaaattaaTCTTTACCCGTTGTTCCGTTTTTGACAGatcgccactatttgcatttgcctattaatctctttctttttgagttttttttagcaaagagctttttgaagaagttgaCACAGTAGCTAATGCGTTAATaggtgtttgatatatgttagaactcgaACCCAAgtagatttgttattttgattacactaatgctgctaataataaTTATGTAAAGTTTTGTATGAAAGAAGTTTTCAGGTGTAGGGAGAGAGGAATGATGTAAgaagatgaagtatggacaaaagatcaagcttggagatgcccatgtcaccccaagaaatatccaagaggtacaagtgtcaaagcttgggcatcccctcttcatcaacaaagcatcgaGTCATCTTTCTatgtgctatatttttattgattcatactctatgtgttgttcttggagcgtctttattttttgtttttagtttagtttagttttgtttgctgtgcatatggttggatcccaatatatttgttttagagaatgacacactccgttttgattgcatagaacgctctagttttcgctcttcttgttctacgagtgttctagtttgctagtactgcgtttagctcttggttttccgcTCGTTATTTTGTTCGCAGCttattaattttctttatttatgtatgattagctctctggtccgtaTTGATTTTCATCTATCGTAGttgttcaaataagttgattggtgttggatacgagtaaaatgtttcatgcctatagtgatgcaaaaggaagcttgtctagactgtggtatagactttggcatgtcatgttggatgttattctgattatattcttagtatttattgttgtaacaTGACttatctcaaatagctgagaatgcataatgtgccattgaaagaatcatgttttgtttcatcaataaaacataatattgtgatattctcctttgatgctttattgggttgacttgacgcatgtttacatcatgttatgactacaaccagccaactaaagcctctatgatcattaagTTTTTGACTTgttatatcactttatgctttgattgataatgttttgtcgctatgcatgattatggccattatcgctctcttagttggtcgctcctagtcttttgctagccttcgcctgtaccgagtatgagctctacttgtgcatccaattcctaaaaaccaaagtttgccaattgtgtccaccatatgtaCCTATTATCATTATtgttattccaagtatattcatcatgtttatatttatctttcaaattaaattttgtcatgagaaaattagttagtaaagctcgcatgaacttgatggcacatttactttcttgcaattAATAAACTTGagtcattgtgactatcttatgaatatTACATGcttgcaaattacgagttgggagttagcacaaccatgctttatgGGGCACGCTtttaacattgcacttattcctatttagttgatatcatgttcttttgtttatggatgcctagcggtgcgaaataaaatgaaaacatgtaagtccatggagtttgtatatgtgttagagaaacgctTGGGCGGCCAATTTAAgcgatgcatcattcatggtggaaatttacagagcaaaccatagtgagcattctatgaagcatcttcaataaaaaaaaagctatgtccatagtaaataaaagaattactgagatgctcattgtcggtttgtcttgtcatttggcatgggattgctcctaggcaggagtacttccatatcatggggcgGGTGGTACCCCGTCggcgttctcgatgatacatgtatacttacaatgacaagaaattATTtgtgacctaagttgagtagcacgaggtttaggtactcgtattcaaggggcaagagactttcaacttgtgatttgccaagcatataactcatatttaccctcacattaactttaaccattcaagatgcttatgataggggtaataagagctcaaagctaatgagtaccatactttttggaaggtttataaaacattttaatcttgcttcctctacaaagagtctttcttttacttttacattgagtcttcatcttcttgctttatgcaccaattaagagagcatagttgtcattcttagtataatgtgcatagtcccaaaattattattgattgattcatgattatgctagtggttgttcttaaattacttgtatctagtcaccctttgaactttaaggtgtcctagcatttatgttttgctacttcataaaggacatgccgagtaccactttgctatgttttctctatgctcataaacaaacagcttgctttcaatgcacaattattcatgatcctttgtttgagttactcttcattttgtaacatagttgctaagttctattgttagaattatgtctatcatgcctatgtttagagtactttgatccctagctcacaatgctttacaataacttgatcaagattgtgttggcttcatgtcacctcaaaaattatttttgttattatttacctactcaaggacgagcatgagttaagcttggggataccgatacgttgcaaacgtatctatattttttgatgccccatgcttgttttacactgatttctatatgttttgtctacacttcgtgacacttttatgcattttctggaactaacctattgagtaGATGCCATATTGTCAGTTCctattttttgctatttttgtatttcagaaggaaatattctcggaattggacgaaacaaaacccgaagatcttatttttccgtaacaaagacaaagttcggaggagagacgaagtggcgccatagggcggccacaccaccccatggcgcgaccaagggtgggcccgcgccatggCATGCTGTGGGCCACCCGTGCGGCCACCGACCTCgcacttccgcctataaattccatTCGATGCAAAAAACCCCAAATCAACCagacctccgtccacgaaaatttccatcgccgccgccatcggccggacaagtttcgggggtcgaagttctgttccggcaccctgccgggacggggattgaccccgggagccatctccatcgactccacttcgactccatgatggtttgtgagtagttccccccggACTACAGTGTTCtcggccgtagctagttggtactctctctcccatgtacttcaatagaatgatctcatgagctgccatacatgattgagatccatatgatgtaatcggtattatgtttgttgggatccgataaattgtggaattatgatcagattgttcatcatattatcatactgctgttatttaagatcttgcatgctctccggtacttgttgttaccttgatcaagtagttgcctatatctccaagagggagtatttattctcgataatgggttcatgcctctagttttctggaagagtgacaataacttctaagattgtagatgtgctgttgctactagggagaaaacaacaatgttttgtctaaggataattctattgtttactttacacacattgcttaatgcgataatctgttgcttgcaacttaatactggaaggggttcggacaataacctaaaggtggattattagtcatagacgcaatggattatggtctatgtattatgttgtaatgcccaattaaatactacagtaacatTTATCTtgtcatagcatgcattgtcatgccctcacaattatcaattgcccaactgtaatttgttcacacaacacatgttatttggagagttaccactagtgtagatagttgggaacccaggtccttctgtcatcatcattgctctacactTAACTACGCACTAgaatattttccggtgccatctcttctatgttactattgccattgctATCATATTATTGATGCTTTCACATCATCccagttactagtgcttttccaagtgcagctgaattgacaactccgtttttaaggcttataagtattttttaccttccttgtgccgaatcaataaatttgggttttacttccccggaagactcgttgcgattctatatacttgtgggttattagGGCGCTTTGCGAGCGATGGCAGGGCGGTGGCAGCGATGCTAGGTGGCGTGGTCTTTGGGAGCTTGGGCTTGATGCCCGAGCGAAAAGGTGGAGACGGGCGGCACGCCGCTCCTTCGACGTGTTCTTCGGCGACACAATCGGCAGGTCAGATCCAGGCCTCAAGGCCCAATCTGGGCCAGCCATGTCTCGCTCGTGGAGGGTTGTTGGTGTGGAAGTGATGCCGCCGGTTTCTCCTCTGCTGCTCTGATCTGCGGCATAGGGGGCGGCTAGTTCTAAATAAAGGTGGTTCGGCCTTGGCCAAGTCTTCGATCTATTGCATGTTGGCCGCCTCAATCTGAACATCGACGAGTTTCGGTTTTCCTCTTGGATATTTTCGTTGATTAGCACATGACATTAGTAGATATCTAGATCAGAATTGATCTGGTTCTACTCGTCCTTATCTTTAGCCGTTGTGGCTTCACGAGGAGGTGTCGCCAAGTTTCGCTCTCTTGTCGGGCATTTAACTCTTTTTTTCGatgaagggaatatattaatatcaagaagataccaattacacccgtctgccgcaacaacgcaccaccctaatggcactacggatgcacacagccaaaaaaaggaaaaaaactaagaaacaaaagtcccgctacagtatctcaggcctaacaacaacaatacatccaccgccaagacaacacctgaattacagactcttcaaaaaatgacgcctccaagaaggtaacagtgctcaaacaccgtcgtcgccccgatcaaagatcttaagttttcaccctgaagatagtccccgctctcaaaacaatgcctccaccaagaccattatcagacacaaccagttaagaccagaccttgggttttcaccccgaaagatAGGACTCGCATTTCACCTTTGTTGTCGGGCATTTAACTAGTGCAACTAAAATAAACCAACATGCTGTTGAAGGAATACTGTCACTTTCTGGACCTAAGCGTACAAAAATGGTCAGCACACGCAGCACAGCTAGACTAATTACCATGTTAATATGGTAGACATCATATAGAGCAAGTCAAGTGAAGAACTTATGGCCTTTGCCcagggaaattcaattcggctcccgggtgcatatgctccctctactaaaaaaacatatttcgaaatgtcaaaaaatttggataaaaaattctacatgtacatctccataatgtatgtgcattcgctaagtttcacgaaaaaccaatattttttgtggtctatgtaaaaaggagaaactttatcttgtgaaaagcattatttttagcactgaattttgtcttttttacacacgtcacatgataagtcgattttttatgaaacgactttgtgagcgcgtagcacgtgaagatatacgtacaaattttttctttcaatttttttgaaatttaaaatgttcataacatgcattttaaaatatagggagcatatgcacccatgttccaaaacaccactcccctttGCCCACTTTGCAAAAGGATCATAGAGTCAGCCGTCCATATATTCACGCGTTTCCGTTACACCACCAATTGGTGTTTCAGCTTTATGTAGATCGATTTAAAATTGCAAAATTGATATTGTGTTTAATAGGAAGGAGTCTAtaatttttttgcaggttatccatatgactGCGCATTGGATTTAATAAGCATTCAGCTATGGAGTTTCCTTTTTTCGGAGGAACAACATGAATGTATGGTTACTAGGTGCAACCGCCTATTGATGGTTGCGTAGGATATTTTTTACCGGGCTACCTGGCAGTCTATTAGTAAGTTGCAAGATGTTTAGGTATAGCATTACTTGGTTtctttttcgatggttgattttgtATTGACCCTCACGGATCCGTGATTTGTAAACTttgaatttttaatatttttttaatatATGACTCTGTGGATCTATTGATGCACTAATCGGCTTTGGGGCCTCGTCAAAAGGTGTCTAGGAATCCACGTGACTGATTTGCAAACTTGACCGACAGTCACTCAATTTTTTGTGACTTAAAATGGCCGGATCATCCCACCACAACCGTAGAGCTATGAGCTCTCTTACTTTGCTCATTTCATGGAAGATTTAGGACCGTGCGGGTCTTTCACAACAAGCAAGGACCAAAGATGAGGATgttagagaaaaaaaaaaaaaagaggcaacACTTTGGGTAACCCTGGGTGCGAAGAAGTTGAGTGAAATTTTGCCTGGAGAGAATCCAGCGTGGTTGTAACTTATCAAGCTTCTCCTTAATTAATCAAGTGGGACTAACTTTTTGCATCCGTTTCAAAGAAAAAAATAGCAgattccttgtttttttttttttttgaggggaaagCCATACGGCGCATTTTATTTAGAAGCCAACATAGTTACATCATCCAGTACAAAAGGAATAATAAAACTAGGTGGAGCATCATCCCAACTTACTACAGAATTTGATTCAAAAGAAAATTTTACCGTGCACGGGACATCCCGTGCACATGGTTGCCGTCCGATATGCTTTGTTTCTTGCTTTGAGATCTGAGCTACAAATAACATCAAGCTTCGTTATGTTTCCTTGTTTCTCCTACCTACACAGAAATGTCATTTTACCGTGCACGGGACATCCCGTGCACATGGTTGCCGTCCGATATGCTTTGTTTCTTGCTTTGAGATCTGAGCTACAAATAACATCAAGCTTCGTTATGTTTCAAATATCTGAAACTTAATGATTCTCGACAAAACCTAATGCTTTCGTGCTTGGGACGTCCCGTGCACAGGACAATCGCCGTGTTCATGTGTAACAATTGTGTGTCGTGTATGACCTCAGGTGATCATCCGAGCACTCACATGATCCTCTTGCGGTTGTTGTATGTGTACGACCTAGCAAACCAGAGGTAGAGCACGAGCTCTGCGGCGCTGATGCCGGCGAGCAGCCAGTAGAAGTAGTCAAGGTGAGCACGGTTGAGGTTGTCCGCGAACcagctgtcgccgccgccgctgctggtgACACGGTCGATGAAGGAGATGAGGGCGCTGCTGATGAACCCGCCGATGCCGGTGACGCTCAGGTACAACGCCAGCCCCAGGCTGCGCAGCTCACCGGGCATCTGGTCGTAGAAGAACTCCTGCATGCCGACCATGGCGAACACGTCCGCCACCCCTATCATCCCGTACTGCGGCACTAGCCACGCCCAGCTCATCGGCACAGTGGCATCCGGGTCGTCCACCAGGCCGTGCTCCCGTGCCGTCTCTAGCCGCCGGGCCTCCACCAGCGCGGCAGTCAACACCGTTGCCAAGGAGACGGCCATGCCGGTGCCCACGCGCTGCAGAAGTGTCAGCCCCGAAGGGTTGCCTGTCGCGCACCGCAGCGCGGGAACCAACAAGCGATCGTAGATGGGCACGAACAATAGGATGCTCGCTGGCCCGAGCGTCTGCAGGGCCGCCGGCGGCAGCTCTATGCCGCCGAAGATGCGCCGGTCCAGGGTGCGGCCCTGCTTGTTGAAGAGAGTCATGACCTGAGCATACACCACGCCGTAAGCTAGGCACGCCGCCCAGATCGGCACCAGCCTCAGGACGCCACGCGCCTCCTCTGACTTGGCCGCAGCATCCTCGTCCACTTCGTCGTGCCGGTGGTGTCTCTTCGCAAAGTTCGAGGTCCTGACGAGCGCGCCGAGGCTGCGCGCCAGGCGCACGAATGGGCTCTCGGCTCCGGGGGTGGGCGCGTACAGGCGGTAGGTGGGAGTGCCGACGAGGAAGACGGCGAAGCTGCAGAGCATGATGGCGCAGAGCATGCCGAAGCCGAACCCCCAGCCGACGTTCTCCTGGACGTAGCTGACAACggccacggcgacggcgacgccaaCAGCCATCGAGAAGAACCACCAGTTGAAGAGGGAGCTGCGGGACGCACGCTCCTTGGGGTGGTCAGGGTCGAACTGGTCGGCGGCGAAGGCAAGACCGCAAGGCTTGTCTGCGCCCTGCGCGATGGCGACGAGGTACAGCGAGGCGTAGAAGAAGGCCACCTGCACCGACGAAGGGCCGATAGAGGAATCGATGTCGCCGACGGGCGACTGGTATTGTACCGAGAACGTGGCCGCTAGAGTGATCATACCGTACCCCTGCATGGACAATTGCGAACTCGTCAGTCTTTTCAGAACATTACAGTAAATCTACAAAAGTTAAAGTTGTAACAGGCATGGATCAATACAAAAATTATGAGCGAGAATACTaatttttatcaaaaatttggcTCTGTTTGGTAAAACAAAACCGATTAAGTCTGAAAAtctattaaaaaaatcaaaaagtgtCTGAAATCTGACGTTTAAGTGGTGAGATAATGTTGGTTTTTTTAGGAACGACGAAATGCCCTCAGAAGTTTCAGCTCCCGCTGGTGCCCTTCCGCCCTAGAACTTGCTGG includes these proteins:
- the LOC124677407 gene encoding protein NRT1/ PTR FAMILY 5.10-like, yielding MAPMTDAEAPFLAGADADDDQAPLAGVSDFRGRPVHRPTSGGWRSALFVVVVEIAGSFAFFGVSANLITYLTGPLGHSNAAAASAVNAWSGTASLMPLLGAFVADSWLGRYRSIILACTLYVLGYGMITLAATFSVQYQSPVGDIDSSIGPSSVQVAFFYASLYLVAIAQGADKPCGLAFAADQFDPDHPKERASRSSLFNWWFFSMAVGVAVAVAVVSYVQENVGWGFGFGMLCAIMLCSFAVFLVGTPTYRLYAPTPGAESPFVRLARSLGALVRTSNFAKRHHRHDEVDEDAAAKSEEARGVLRLVPIWAACLAYGVVYAQVMTLFNKQGRTLDRRIFGGIELPPAALQTLGPASILLFVPIYDRLLVPALRCATGNPSGLTLLQRVGTGMAVSLATVLTAALVEARRLETAREHGLVDDPDATVPMSWAWLVPQYGMIGVADVFAMVGMQEFFYDQMPGELRSLGLALYLSVTGIGGFISSALISFIDRVTSSGGGDSWFADNLNRAHLDYFYWLLAGISAAELVLYLWFARSYTYNNRKRIM